GAGGGTCTTCGAGTCGGGCGCCCAGGTGGGGCTTTTGCTGGCACAGGCGGGCTTGAGTTCGTTGCCGCCGGGAGAGAGGATGCGGTCCTCGCCCGTGCCGTCAGAGGCCGAGAGGTGCAAGGCGTCCCCGGAGGTGCCTGGAGCTACCCATGCGACATAGCTGCCGTCGGGGGAAAGAATAGAGGCCGTCGGAATGCTGACTTTGGCCAGATCATTGACCAGCTCCGGGATGCGGGAGGTCTGCTGTGCGGGCAACAATGCGGCAGAAAAGAGGACGGCGGCGGCGATCGTACGCATAAGGCTTAAGCATAACGGCAGACATAGGCCCGGACGCGATGGAATGATGGAGCTGAAGAAAGGAACCCATGGGCGCTTTTCGAGCGTCCATAGGGATGAGGATTCCCGTTTGAAAATCGATCTGGCACGTTCTACCAAGTACCTTGGGTGCTGCCTCTTTCTGCTGATGACAGTTCTGACAACGAACGCACAGGCAGAGGCAACATCTTCCTCGCTTCCGGATGCTCCCCAGCCGCAGGCCCAGGGGCAAGCTCCAACTCCCCCGCAAACGGATGAGGGGAGGCAGACCAAACGCATCCTGGGGATTCTGCCGAACTTTCGTTCCGTGTCGGTGGATCAGGTGCTGCCGCCGCTGACTCCGGCGCAGAAGTTCAAGCTGATGGCGCAGGATAGTTTCGACTACTCGGCGTTTGTATATGTGGGCATTATGGCCGGGGAGTCGATGCGGCAGAATTCATACCCCGAGTTTCACCAGGGCGCGGCCGGGTATGGCCGCTACTACTGGCATGCGTTTGCCGACAATGTCGATGGCAACCTGATGTCGGAGGCGCTGATTCCGACGATTACGCGGCAGGATCCGCGTTATTACACCCTGGGCCATGGAGGCTTCGTGAAGCGGACGGGCTATTCTCTATCGCGCCTGGTGGTGACCAGGACGGATCGGGACGGGCGCGGCTTCAATTTCGGCGAGGTGGTGGGCAACGGGGCTGCGGCCGGAATCTCCGGCTTGTACTACCCGGGCCGCGAGCGCACCTGGACCAAGACGGGGCAGCGGTGGGTAACCTCCATTGGGCTGGATGGCGTGAGCAACCTTCTGAAGGAGTTCTGGCCGGATATCAATCACGGGGTGTTCCACTCCCATCAGTAGGCGATAGTAAGAAGGGCGCCCTTTGGGTGCCCTTCTCGTGTTTCCGGGCGAAATTCCCCGATCAATATTGACTCTTTCGCCACTTCTTGCTATTGTTTGGAGGTTCCGCGTATTTCCGGAACCTGGGCTTGTGAGGGCGGTTGGAATGCCTGACGGGTACAGGGTGGGCGTAAGTATTGGCCCGGTGCAGGGAATCACTGGTGGTACTTGGTGGAAAACCTGTGCGAAATTCCGGATAGAATAGAGTCATCGCAATGCGGGAGCCGGATGTTTGGTTCCTGGCGGATGCGACCCCTCGAAGGAGCCTGCGACACCCTCCACCCCCGGTAAGAATGGGGATCCCATGTGGAAGGCTATGTAGGCCGGAACAGCGAAACGGAGTTGGGCTTGCCCTGGTAGCTGCTTCGGGATGAAATCCCGAAGAGTGTGCTGGAGGGCGGAAAGAGACCCGGCCACCGTCGACTGTTATTTGCTTGGTTGGTGATGTGCCCCTAGGTTGTGGTTGAACCGTGGGTGAATTTAGATGCGAAGCTGGACTTCGCCCGGGCGCCACGAGTGGTGTTCGGCGTATTTGCGCGAGTGCGCAAGGTTTCGTAGTGCGGTGGCGCTGGGGCTCGATTGAGTGTCAGGGTTTGCCGGTAAGTAGTTTGGAAGCGATTTGCAAGGAGTTTTAGAGTGCCTACGTTTCATCAGCTTGTGAAGAAGGGCCGCACGGCGCCCCGCTATAAGACGGCCAGCCCCGCGCTGCAGGGTTCGCCCCAGCGTCGTGGAGTCTGCACCCGCGTGTACACCCAGACCCCGAAGAAGCCGAACTCGGCGCTGCGTAAGGTAGCCCGCGTCCGTCTGACCAATGGGATCGAAGTGACGACCTATATCCCGGGCATCGGTCACAACCTGCAGGAGCACTCGATTGTGCTGATCCGCGGTGGCCGTGTGAAGGATCTGCCGGGTGTTCGTTACCACGTTGTGCGCGGAACGCTGGATTCGGTAGGCGTTGCCAACCGGAAGCAGAGCCGCTCGAAGTACGGCGCGAAGCGTCCGAAGGCTGCCGCCAAGTAGTCCTGAGAGATGGGTGGGGTCGAAAGACCCCCAAACAAGCCTGGCTGCTTGAGAGGTTGACGGCTCCAGGGGAAGAAGAGAAGGAAATAAGAAATGCCGCGTAAAGGCCATATTGCGAAGCGTGAAGTCAATCCGGATCCGGTTTATAACTCGACCCTGGTGACGAAGTTTGTGAACAGCATGATGTGGGGTGGTAAGAAGTCCACTGCCCAGGGCATCTTCTACGAGAGCATGAAGAACCTCGAGGCCAAGGGCGGCGATGAGGCGATCAAGCTGTTCAAGAAGGCTGTTGAGAACGTGAAGCCCCTGCTGGAAGTGAAGAGCCGCCGTGTTGGCGGTGCAAACTATCAGGTGCCGATCGAAGTAAACCCCGAGCGCCGTACCTCGCTGGCGATTCGCTGGCTGGTAAGCTACAGCCGCTCGCGCGGTGAGAAGGGCATGGTCGACAAGCTGACGGCCGAACTTCTGGACGCGGCTAACGGCCGTGGCGCCGCGATGAAGAAGAAGGAAGATGTTCACCGCATGGCTGAGGCGAACAAGGCCTTCGCTCACTATCGCTGGTAAGCACTTAGGGTGCAGAGGCTGAACGCCTCTGCACCCTGCAACAGATTGAAGTAACCGCGGGCGGAAGCTCGCAGAAGAGAAGAATCAAGTGGCACGCACTATCTCGCTGAACAAATGCCGGAATATCGGGATCATGGCTCACATTGACGCCGGTAAGACGACGACGACCGAGCGCATCCTGTTCTATACGGGTGTGAATCACCGTATCGGCGAAGTCCACGAAGGCACTGCGACCATGGACTGGATGGAGCAGGAGCAGGAGCGCGGCATCACGATTACGTCGGCCGCGACAACCTGCATGTGGAACAACTACCGCATCAACATCATTGACACCCCCGGCCACGTGGACTTCACGGCCGAGGTAGAGCGCTCGCTGCGCGTTCTGGATGGCGCCGTGGCCTGCTTTGATGCAGTTGCCGGTGTGCAGCCCCAGTCGGAGACGGTGTGGCGCCAGGCTACCAAGTACAAGGTTCCGCGCATTTGCTTCATCAACAAGATGGACAAGAATGGCGGCGATGCCGAGCACGCGACGCAGACGATCAAGGATCGCCTGGGCGCGAAGGCT
Above is a genomic segment from Terriglobus tenax containing:
- the rpsL gene encoding 30S ribosomal protein S12, which codes for MPTFHQLVKKGRTAPRYKTASPALQGSPQRRGVCTRVYTQTPKKPNSALRKVARVRLTNGIEVTTYIPGIGHNLQEHSIVLIRGGRVKDLPGVRYHVVRGTLDSVGVANRKQSRSKYGAKRPKAAAK
- the rpsG gene encoding 30S ribosomal protein S7, which gives rise to MPRKGHIAKREVNPDPVYNSTLVTKFVNSMMWGGKKSTAQGIFYESMKNLEAKGGDEAIKLFKKAVENVKPLLEVKSRRVGGANYQVPIEVNPERRTSLAIRWLVSYSRSRGEKGMVDKLTAELLDAANGRGAAMKKKEDVHRMAEANKAFAHYRW